One part of the Marinobacter sp. MDS2 genome encodes these proteins:
- a CDS encoding class I SAM-dependent methyltransferase, producing the protein MSFYENRILPHIIDKACSMGQVMKLRSQVVPRAKGRVLEVGMGSGINLEFYDPDRVEMVYGLEPSEGMRRKAQANLNRSSIKVEWLGLPGEKIPLENNSVDTILLTFTLCTIPDWQAALEQMKRVLKPGGELLFLEHGESSDESICKWQHRITPGWKKLAGGCHLNRNIAELLKQGGFDIQELENLYIPKAPRIAGYIYKGIATNPKN; encoded by the coding sequence ATGAGTTTTTACGAAAACCGCATTCTGCCTCACATCATCGACAAAGCCTGTTCAATGGGACAGGTGATGAAGCTTCGCAGCCAGGTGGTTCCCCGTGCCAAAGGTCGTGTTCTGGAAGTTGGCATGGGCTCTGGCATCAACCTCGAATTCTACGATCCTGACCGTGTAGAAATGGTGTACGGACTGGAACCGTCTGAGGGGATGCGCCGAAAAGCCCAGGCAAACCTCAACCGCTCGTCTATCAAAGTAGAATGGTTAGGACTTCCTGGCGAGAAAATACCGCTGGAAAATAACTCCGTAGACACCATTCTGCTGACATTTACTCTGTGTACCATCCCGGACTGGCAAGCCGCGCTTGAACAAATGAAGCGGGTACTCAAGCCGGGCGGGGAGCTGTTGTTTCTGGAGCACGGTGAATCCTCTGATGAAAGTATCTGCAAATGGCAACACCGGATCACCCCAGGCTGGAAAAAACTGGCCGGAGGCTGTCATCTGAATCGCAACATCGCTGAGCTGCTCAAGCAAGGCGGATTCGACATCCAGGAACTCGAGAATTTGTACATCCCCAAAGCACCGAGAATCGCCGGCTACATCTACAAGGGCATTGCGACAAACCCGAAAAACTAA
- a CDS encoding cytochrome ubiquinol oxidase subunit I codes for MELDPLILSRIQFAFVVSFHAIFPVFSIGLASFIALLEGLGYKTKNPVWITLSAFWTKVFAVVFGMGVVSGIVMSFQFGTNWSNFAQASANFLGPILSYEVLTAFFLEAAFLGVLLFGRDRVPPGAHLFSAIMVAIGTLISTFWILSANSWMQTPAGTEFRDGAFHILSWGEAIFNPSFKFRLMHMVLASFLTGSFVVAGVSAWYLLKGREVEANKKALSMCLWLLLFIAPAQAVVGDFHGLNTLEHQPMKVAAMEGHWETSTNVPLLLFAIPDQENQTNHFEIGIPSLASLILTHDFDGEILGLNEVPVEEQPPVAIVFWSFRIMVGLGMLMILFAITGLVLRKGGRLYKARWYLQGLRAMSVAPFLAVLTGWFVTETGRAPWLVYGMMTQAESVTPSLTGGMALFTLIGYILVYASIFTAGLYYLMRVLYVGLEGDGGHTEDEADRPARPLSAAHVQFEYDSEENSANPAKTANEGGQQ; via the coding sequence ATGGAGCTAGATCCCCTCATCCTATCGCGAATCCAGTTCGCGTTTGTCGTGTCATTTCACGCCATTTTCCCGGTGTTCTCTATCGGGCTTGCATCCTTTATCGCACTGCTTGAAGGCCTTGGCTATAAAACCAAAAACCCGGTCTGGATCACCCTATCCGCGTTCTGGACCAAGGTGTTTGCGGTGGTGTTCGGTATGGGCGTGGTGTCGGGCATCGTTATGTCGTTCCAATTTGGAACCAACTGGAGTAATTTCGCGCAGGCATCAGCCAATTTCCTGGGCCCTATCCTCAGCTACGAAGTGCTAACGGCGTTCTTTCTGGAAGCCGCTTTCCTCGGGGTTCTGCTGTTTGGCCGCGACAGAGTCCCGCCCGGGGCACATCTGTTTTCCGCCATTATGGTCGCCATCGGTACTCTCATATCAACGTTCTGGATTCTCTCTGCAAACAGCTGGATGCAAACACCGGCCGGCACGGAATTCAGAGACGGTGCGTTCCACATCTTGTCGTGGGGCGAGGCCATTTTTAATCCTTCCTTTAAGTTCCGCCTGATGCACATGGTGCTGGCGTCTTTTCTGACGGGTAGTTTCGTGGTTGCCGGTGTAAGTGCCTGGTACCTGCTCAAAGGGCGCGAAGTGGAGGCGAACAAGAAAGCGCTGTCTATGTGTTTGTGGCTGCTGCTGTTCATCGCACCGGCGCAAGCGGTTGTGGGTGATTTCCACGGCCTGAACACGCTGGAGCACCAGCCAATGAAGGTGGCGGCGATGGAAGGCCATTGGGAAACATCCACCAATGTACCTCTTTTGCTATTTGCTATTCCCGATCAGGAAAACCAGACCAACCATTTCGAGATTGGCATTCCCAGTCTCGCCAGTTTGATTCTTACTCACGATTTTGATGGTGAGATTCTTGGCCTAAACGAGGTGCCGGTTGAAGAACAGCCGCCGGTCGCGATTGTGTTCTGGTCGTTCCGGATTATGGTCGGCCTTGGCATGCTGATGATCTTGTTTGCCATTACCGGTCTGGTTCTGCGTAAAGGTGGCCGTTTGTATAAAGCCCGCTGGTACCTGCAAGGGCTTCGGGCCATGAGTGTAGCGCCATTCCTTGCCGTGCTCACCGGCTGGTTTGTCACCGAAACAGGCCGTGCACCCTGGTTGGTGTACGGCATGATGACGCAGGCCGAATCGGTGACTCCGTCGCTCACCGGTGGCATGGCTCTGTTTACATTGATTGGCTACATTCTGGTGTATGCCTCTATCTTCACTGCCGGCCTGTACTACCTGATGCGGGTTCTGTACGTGGGGCTGGAAGGCGATGGCGGTCATACTGAAGACGAGGCCGACCGCCCTGCCCGACCACTGTCTGCGGCGCACGTCCAGTTCGAATACGATTCGGAAGAGAACTCGGCAAACCCGGCGAAAACCGCCAATGAAGGGGGGCAACAATAA
- the cydB gene encoding cytochrome d ubiquinol oxidase subunit II produces MEVFDLALIWAFIIGFGIIMYVLMDGFDLGIGILFPFAPAEEDRDTMMNSVAPVWDGNETWLVLGGAGLLAAFPMVYSIILPAMYIGVFLMLAGLIFRGVAFEFRFKARSSRYLWNWSFAGGSTIATFAQGAVVGAYIQGFNTVDGVYVGGALDWLTPFTVLTGLGTLAGYALLGSTWLILKTEGRLQDWAYSITTPLLITVLVVFGIISVWTPFVDPMVWDRWFSNLGIIWILPALTLLCAFQIWRSVRNRFEGMPFVATMGLFITTYLGLIVSRWPYVVPPNYTLWDAASAPEAQLFLLLGLLFVIPIILVYTAWTYWVFRGKVRAGEGYH; encoded by the coding sequence ATGGAAGTGTTCGATTTGGCCCTCATTTGGGCGTTTATTATCGGTTTTGGCATCATCATGTACGTGCTGATGGATGGCTTCGATCTGGGCATTGGCATTCTCTTTCCCTTTGCCCCGGCGGAAGAAGATCGGGACACCATGATGAATTCCGTAGCCCCCGTCTGGGACGGCAACGAAACCTGGCTGGTGTTGGGCGGGGCCGGTTTGCTGGCTGCGTTCCCCATGGTGTACAGCATCATTCTGCCCGCCATGTACATCGGCGTGTTTTTGATGCTGGCCGGTTTGATTTTTCGGGGTGTTGCCTTTGAATTCCGGTTCAAAGCGCGCAGCTCTCGCTACCTCTGGAATTGGTCGTTTGCAGGTGGCTCTACCATCGCGACCTTCGCTCAGGGCGCCGTGGTTGGCGCGTACATTCAAGGCTTCAATACCGTCGATGGTGTTTACGTTGGCGGAGCACTGGATTGGTTAACGCCCTTTACGGTGCTAACGGGCTTAGGCACTTTGGCGGGTTATGCATTGCTGGGTTCCACCTGGCTGATTCTGAAAACCGAAGGGCGGCTACAAGACTGGGCCTACAGCATTACTACGCCGCTGTTGATCACCGTTCTGGTGGTGTTCGGCATTATCAGTGTGTGGACACCGTTCGTTGACCCCATGGTTTGGGATCGCTGGTTCTCGAATCTGGGCATCATCTGGATTCTGCCAGCATTGACGTTATTGTGTGCGTTCCAGATCTGGCGCTCGGTTCGCAATCGGTTTGAAGGCATGCCGTTTGTGGCCACCATGGGGCTGTTTATCACCACGTACCTCGGTTTGATCGTCAGCCGCTGGCCGTATGTGGTGCCACCAAACTACACCTTGTGGGATGCCGCCTCTGCCCCGGAAGCACAGCTGTTTTTGCTGCTGGGTTTGCTGTTCGTGATTCCCATCATTCTGGTTTACACCGCCTGGACCTATTGGGTGTTCCGAGGCAAGGTGCGCGCCGGAGAGGGGTATCACTAG
- the cydD gene encoding thiol reductant ABC exporter subunit CydD, whose translation MESSDPARVRRWLSELTKSSQRWIRATVLAGVWVGLATIVQMALLAWLVYQGIIEQQPVASLAPAFLLLIAVLLLRAIGQGLQTRFAARCSEEVRREVRRQLHRKWQSLGPVALSDASAASLTREWLDHVEALHGYFARFLPQMMLSVIMPLLILTVVFWLDWLAGIFLVLSAPLIPLFMALVGMGAEKVNQQHFETVSRLSGQFLDKVRGLTTLQLFGHTAQASATLHHRSDQFRLITLKTLKIAFLSSAVLEFFASVAIAVIAIYIGFGLLGYISFGPSSELTLFSGLLILLLAPEFFQPLRTLSQHYHDRAAALGASAEIIARLDQSAAPAKKSALVATGDASAIALQHLSLCYDSGPEVIRSVTLTIKQGETIVLTGPSGGGKSSLLHMLAGFLQPESGSISIFGQPAGEQPFGWLGQKGFWIQGSWADNLRMTCPDASDIAIEKALHQVGLADLVEQRELGIYSQIGEDGQGLSGGQARRLSLARIFLADYDLVLLDEPTAGLDATSEIYVLEALHKLSQDGKTLILSTHHQALFTLADRLLIVNHGEVKNA comes from the coding sequence GTGGAATCGTCGGACCCGGCCCGTGTCCGACGCTGGCTCTCTGAGTTAACCAAGAGCAGTCAGCGCTGGATACGAGCCACGGTTTTAGCCGGCGTATGGGTTGGGTTGGCAACCATCGTCCAGATGGCTTTGCTGGCCTGGCTGGTGTACCAAGGGATTATCGAGCAACAACCGGTAGCCAGCCTTGCCCCGGCATTTCTATTGCTGATCGCTGTACTCCTGCTGCGCGCCATCGGCCAGGGCCTGCAAACCCGCTTTGCCGCGCGCTGCAGTGAAGAGGTACGTCGGGAGGTGCGCCGGCAGCTGCACCGCAAGTGGCAATCGCTCGGGCCGGTCGCACTGTCAGATGCGTCGGCCGCGTCGCTTACGCGGGAATGGCTGGACCACGTGGAGGCCCTGCATGGGTACTTTGCCCGCTTCCTGCCGCAAATGATGTTATCGGTGATTATGCCGCTGTTGATTCTCACTGTGGTGTTCTGGCTGGATTGGTTGGCCGGTATTTTTCTGGTGTTATCCGCGCCCTTGATTCCTTTGTTTATGGCGCTGGTGGGGATGGGTGCCGAGAAGGTTAACCAGCAGCATTTTGAAACCGTCAGCCGGCTTTCGGGCCAGTTTCTGGACAAGGTGCGAGGGCTGACCACCCTGCAGTTGTTCGGGCACACGGCCCAAGCCAGTGCCACACTGCACCACCGTTCCGATCAGTTTCGCCTAATCACCCTCAAGACCCTGAAGATTGCCTTTCTCTCGTCTGCGGTGCTGGAGTTCTTCGCGTCAGTGGCGATCGCGGTGATTGCCATCTACATTGGTTTCGGGCTGCTAGGCTACATCTCGTTCGGGCCCAGCTCGGAGCTAACGCTGTTTTCCGGCTTGCTGATTCTGCTGTTGGCACCGGAATTTTTTCAGCCCCTGCGCACCCTTTCCCAGCATTACCATGATAGAGCCGCGGCTCTTGGTGCCAGCGCGGAAATTATCGCCCGGCTTGATCAGTCTGCGGCTCCGGCCAAAAAGTCTGCCTTGGTGGCTACCGGTGATGCCTCGGCCATCGCACTTCAGCATCTATCCCTCTGCTACGACTCTGGCCCCGAAGTCATCCGAAGTGTGACGCTTACGATCAAGCAAGGCGAAACCATCGTACTGACCGGCCCCTCCGGTGGCGGCAAGTCGTCGCTGCTGCATATGCTGGCCGGATTCCTTCAGCCGGAATCCGGCTCGATTTCGATATTTGGCCAACCAGCCGGAGAACAGCCTTTTGGTTGGTTGGGCCAGAAAGGTTTCTGGATTCAAGGCAGTTGGGCCGACAACCTGCGGATGACTTGCCCGGATGCCTCAGACATCGCGATTGAAAAGGCGCTTCATCAAGTGGGCCTGGCCGATCTGGTTGAGCAGCGAGAACTTGGTATCTACAGCCAAATTGGCGAGGATGGCCAAGGACTGTCGGGCGGTCAGGCCCGGCGTTTGAGCCTGGCACGAATCTTTCTGGCCGATTACGATCTGGTGCTTTTGGACGAACCAACCGCCGGGCTGGATGCCACCAGTGAAATCTATGTACTGGAAGCCCTGCACAAGCTGTCCCAAGACGGCAAAACCCTGATTCTATCCACTCATCACCAAGCCCTGTTCACCCTGGCCGACCGGCTCTTGATCGTTAATCACGGCGAGGTGAAAAATGCGTGA
- the cydC gene encoding thiol reductant ABC exporter subunit CydC: protein MRDLRPWFTLILQRRGRLFIGALLLLATLISGIALLALSGWFLTETALVGLLFAAGIQAYINLYVPGGAIRFFAVSRTVARYFERLYNHNTVLRLLTDIRVALFDRMAQSGHRDRGRHKGAHWLSRLTADVDALDTLYLRLVAPSALAAVVALLVVVLVWLLFTWEIALTLLALLGSAFVIATWVLYRRTQGLSGQLNERQELLRSEVIEHLEGFSELTAAGRIGKHAALLKRQALALDKDQAVIETQTGWHLALTQLLINLSAVLVLWTGLKLFQNGSVSGPVLVMLPIVLLGLNEVYAMLPDAFGKLGATVAAAKRLNEEIKPSAVHPANTTTGTTLIASDLSVGHPGSAPVMTHFSLSAQAGDRLGIVGVSGSGKSSLADTFAGVIPALSGRVERPPCAYLTQRTVVFEDTVKANLLLGNPKATDAELWRILQLVELAERFTREDEGLNTWLGSSGNRLSGGEARRLVLARVLLSSAPLVILDEPFTGVDADTRTRIAPLIDRWLEGRTVISLGHGPEALLPSDHILHLS from the coding sequence ATGCGTGATCTTCGCCCCTGGTTCACGTTGATTCTGCAGCGCCGCGGGCGTCTGTTCATCGGTGCGCTCTTACTGCTGGCGACGTTAATTTCCGGCATTGCCCTGCTCGCGTTGTCCGGTTGGTTCCTGACCGAAACCGCTCTGGTAGGTTTGCTGTTTGCGGCGGGCATTCAAGCCTACATCAACCTGTATGTGCCCGGTGGAGCCATCCGTTTTTTTGCCGTATCTCGAACCGTCGCCCGCTATTTCGAGCGGCTGTATAACCACAACACGGTTCTGCGTTTGTTGACCGACATCCGCGTTGCGCTGTTTGATCGAATGGCGCAATCGGGCCACCGGGACAGAGGCCGCCACAAAGGCGCGCATTGGCTATCCCGGCTTACCGCCGATGTAGATGCCCTCGATACGCTGTACCTCCGTCTGGTTGCTCCTTCGGCTTTGGCAGCGGTGGTGGCATTACTGGTGGTCGTCCTGGTGTGGCTGCTATTCACCTGGGAGATCGCCTTAACGCTGTTGGCATTACTGGGCTCAGCGTTCGTGATTGCTACCTGGGTGCTGTATCGCCGGACACAGGGGCTTTCAGGGCAGCTCAACGAACGGCAGGAGCTCCTGCGCAGCGAGGTAATTGAACATCTGGAAGGGTTCTCAGAGCTAACCGCAGCGGGGCGTATCGGAAAACACGCAGCCCTTTTGAAGCGCCAAGCCCTGGCGCTCGATAAAGACCAGGCTGTGATTGAGACTCAGACCGGGTGGCACCTGGCGCTGACGCAATTATTGATCAATCTGTCAGCAGTGCTTGTGCTCTGGACCGGATTAAAACTGTTTCAGAACGGATCGGTGTCCGGCCCGGTCTTGGTCATGCTACCCATCGTGTTGCTGGGGCTGAACGAGGTTTATGCCATGCTCCCGGACGCATTCGGCAAACTCGGGGCAACGGTGGCTGCGGCTAAGCGATTGAATGAGGAAATTAAGCCTTCTGCCGTCCATCCTGCGAACACAACCACCGGCACCACACTGATAGCGTCCGATCTTTCCGTCGGTCACCCCGGCAGTGCGCCGGTCATGACACACTTTTCCCTGTCGGCTCAGGCCGGCGATCGCCTTGGTATTGTTGGCGTATCTGGCAGTGGCAAATCCTCCTTGGCCGATACCTTTGCGGGTGTGATTCCAGCACTGTCGGGAAGGGTTGAGCGCCCGCCATGCGCTTACCTGACACAAAGAACCGTGGTGTTTGAGGATACGGTGAAAGCCAACCTGTTACTGGGAAATCCAAAAGCGACCGACGCAGAGTTATGGCGGATATTGCAGTTGGTGGAGCTGGCAGAGCGATTTACGCGGGAAGACGAAGGGCTGAACACGTGGCTAGGCAGCAGCGGTAACCGTTTATCCGGAGGGGAAGCCCGCCGATTGGTTCTGGCCCGGGTACTGCTATCGAGCGCTCCGTTGGTGATTCTGGACGAACCGTTTACCGGTGTAGATGCCGACACCCGTACCCGAATCGCGCCACTGATTGACCGCTGGCTGGAAGGCCGCACGGTCATCAGTCTGGGGCATGGGCCGGAAGCTCTGCTGCCTTCCGACCACATACTGCACCTGAGCTAG